A genomic window from Candidatus Denitrolinea symbiosum includes:
- a CDS encoding exodeoxyribonuclease III translates to MNIITWNVNGIRAALGKNALDWAFDRRPDVLCLQEIKARPDQLTEAQRTPPGYDVTWNPAERPGYSGVATYCAASPLDVELGLSSPRFDIEGRVIRTRHPDFLLYNIYFPNGQRGRERVDYKLDFYARLLELCDALYASGEKIVITGDFNTAHMPIDLKNPKENETTSGFLPEEREWVQKFLDHGFVDAYRRLYPDRVQYTWWTYRFAARARGIGWRLDYFLVSEALFPRVKDVVVHEDVMGSDHCPVELIVE, encoded by the coding sequence ATGAACATCATCACCTGGAATGTCAATGGGATTCGCGCCGCGCTGGGCAAGAACGCGCTGGACTGGGCTTTCGACCGCCGCCCCGACGTTTTGTGTTTGCAGGAAATCAAGGCCCGTCCCGATCAATTGACCGAGGCGCAGCGGACGCCTCCCGGCTACGATGTGACGTGGAACCCGGCCGAACGTCCCGGCTACAGCGGCGTCGCCACCTACTGCGCCGCTTCGCCCCTCGACGTCGAGCTGGGTCTGTCGTCCCCGCGCTTTGACATTGAGGGACGCGTCATCCGCACCCGCCATCCCGACTTCCTCCTTTATAACATCTACTTCCCAAACGGGCAGCGCGGCCGCGAGCGCGTGGACTACAAACTGGACTTCTACGCCCGCCTGCTCGAACTCTGCGACGCGCTCTACGCCTCGGGCGAGAAGATCGTCATCACCGGCGATTTCAACACCGCGCACATGCCGATTGACCTGAAAAACCCGAAGGAGAACGAGACCACTTCGGGGTTTCTGCCCGAGGAGCGCGAATGGGTGCAGAAATTCCTCGACCACGGCTTCGTGGACGCGTATCGGAGGTTGTATCCCGACCGCGTCCAATATACCTGGTGGACGTATCGTTTCGCGGCGCGAGCGCGCGGCATCGGCTGGCGGCTGGACTATTTCCTCGTCTCCGAGGCGCTGTTCCCGCGCGTCAAGGACGTCGTTGTGCATGAGGACGTGATGGGATCGGACCACTGTCCCGTGGAATTGATCGTCGAATAG
- a CDS encoding cell division protein FtsH encodes MNQQRNQSFLVTFILIVAIAAMVFMAFQKEGSAAAKPLTINEVARDVQAGKIQRISVDENNRLLVVYKDGSETEQTSQKEGSSTLVEQLVSLGVSPANLGPDNVTIEIKPPSQWNGLLGAAAYILPVLVMAGVLWFIFRQAQGSNNAAMSFGKSRARMFSGDHPTVTFNDVAGVDESKDELKEVVEFLKEPQKFIQLGARIPKGVLLIGPPGTGKTLLAKAVSGEAGVPFFSISGSEFVEMFVGVGASRVRDLFDQAKRHSPCIVFVDEIDAVGRQRGAGLGGSHDEREQTLNQMLVEMDGFDTDTNIIIMAATNRPDVLDPALLRPGRFDRRVTLDRPDVRGREAILKVHVKGKPLDPSVDLSSLARGTPGFVGADLENLVNEGAILAARRNKKSITQHELEEAIERVVMGPERKSRLISDEEKRIIAYHEAGHAVVANAIPEADPVQKVTIVGRGQAGGVTWFRPDEDRTLMSRKKLLATLAYALGGRAAEELVFDDITSGASNDIEQVTRMARSMVTRLGMSSEMGQMVYGQKEELIFLGREISEQRDYSEAVAEQIDREVRSIVDESYKQAKSLLQKYRTQLDAVASKLLEAETITREEFEAIFPSPFGKKSGTPQVA; translated from the coding sequence TTGAATCAACAACGTAATCAATCGTTTCTCGTGACGTTTATTCTCATAGTGGCAATAGCCGCCATGGTCTTCATGGCTTTCCAGAAGGAAGGCTCTGCCGCCGCCAAGCCTTTGACCATCAACGAGGTGGCGCGCGACGTCCAGGCCGGCAAGATCCAGAGAATTTCGGTGGACGAGAACAACCGCCTCCTCGTGGTTTACAAGGACGGCTCGGAGACCGAGCAGACCTCTCAAAAGGAAGGCTCATCCACTTTGGTGGAGCAGCTGGTCAGCCTGGGCGTCTCGCCTGCGAACCTGGGTCCGGATAATGTCACCATTGAGATCAAACCGCCCAGCCAGTGGAACGGGCTGCTGGGCGCGGCCGCCTACATCCTGCCCGTGCTGGTGATGGCGGGAGTGTTGTGGTTCATCTTCCGGCAGGCGCAGGGATCGAATAACGCCGCCATGTCGTTCGGCAAGAGCCGCGCCCGCATGTTCAGCGGCGACCATCCCACCGTCACCTTCAACGACGTGGCGGGCGTGGACGAATCGAAAGACGAACTTAAAGAAGTCGTCGAGTTCCTGAAGGAGCCGCAAAAGTTCATTCAGCTGGGAGCGCGCATCCCGAAGGGCGTCCTGCTCATCGGGCCACCCGGAACCGGCAAGACGCTCCTCGCCAAGGCCGTTTCGGGCGAGGCGGGAGTCCCGTTCTTCTCCATCTCCGGTTCGGAATTTGTGGAAATGTTCGTGGGCGTGGGCGCCAGCCGCGTGCGCGACCTGTTCGACCAGGCCAAGCGGCACTCGCCCTGCATCGTCTTCGTGGACGAGATCGACGCGGTGGGACGTCAGCGCGGCGCGGGCCTCGGCGGTTCGCACGACGAGCGCGAGCAGACGTTGAATCAAATGCTCGTGGAGATGGACGGTTTCGACACCGACACCAACATCATCATCATGGCGGCCACCAACCGCCCCGACGTCCTCGACCCGGCGCTCCTGCGCCCCGGCCGCTTCGACCGCCGCGTGACGCTCGACCGTCCCGACGTGAGAGGCCGCGAGGCCATTCTCAAAGTCCATGTTAAGGGCAAGCCGCTCGACCCAAGCGTTGACCTGTCTTCGCTGGCGCGCGGCACGCCCGGCTTCGTCGGCGCGGATTTGGAAAACCTCGTCAACGAGGGCGCCATTCTCGCCGCGCGGCGCAACAAGAAATCCATCACCCAGCACGAGCTCGAAGAAGCCATCGAACGCGTCGTGATGGGACCCGAGCGGAAGTCGCGCCTGATCTCGGACGAAGAGAAGCGCATCATCGCCTACCACGAAGCGGGTCACGCGGTGGTGGCGAACGCCATCCCCGAGGCGGACCCCGTCCAGAAAGTGACCATCGTCGGGCGCGGGCAGGCCGGCGGCGTGACCTGGTTCCGTCCCGACGAAGACCGCACGCTGATGTCGCGCAAGAAACTGCTCGCCACTTTGGCGTACGCGCTGGGCGGCCGCGCCGCCGAGGAACTCGTCTTCGACGATATTACCTCGGGCGCGTCCAACGACATCGAGCAGGTGACGCGTATGGCGCGCTCCATGGTGACCCGGCTGGGCATGTCCAGCGAGATGGGACAGATGGTTTATGGTCAGAAGGAAGAATTGATATTCCTCGGGCGCGAGATTTCGGAGCAACGCGATTACTCCGAGGCGGTCGCCGAGCAGATCGACCGCGAAGTCCGCAGCATCGTGGACGAATCCTACAAGCAGGCCAAGTCGCTTTTGCAGAAGTATCGTACGCAACTCGACGCCGTGGCGAGCAAACTCCTCGAAGCGGAGACGATCACCCGCGAAGAATTCGAAGCCATCTTCCCCTCGCCATTTGGAAAGAAGAGCGGCACGCCGCAAGTGGCGTAG
- a CDS encoding long-chain fatty acid--CoA ligase gives MNDRPWIKNYDKGVPATIEYPKIPLFQLLENSAQKYPDRACTIFKGAVISYKEMSAVTDRIAAALVAMGVKKGDRVGIFMPNTPQFVMAYFGILKAGGVVVATNPLYTPPEIEYQVNDSGVEIMFVMTNFYKTIKAAQPKTKIKKLIVTNIKETLPPVLRVLFTLAKEKKGGFRIEGGLAEGDIWFQDLLAKYANSPRPKLDIGPDDTALFQYSGGTTGVSKAAVATHFNVLADTLQIKSWMTNLVEGQEIVLMAIPLFHVYGMVAGMLFAMSTGASMVMIPNARDIPDVLENINKFHPTIFPGVPTLYNAINNRPDVKAGKYNLSSIKACISGSAPLLRETKETFERLSGGKVFEGFGLSEAPTATHCNPLNGVNKTGSIGMPLPDVDCKIINLDDGETEMPLGEIGEIVINGPQVMKGYHNMPTETANTLRTLKDGKVWLFTGDIGRMDEDGYFYIVDRKKELIKPGGYQVWPREVEEVLAANPKVMDVGVAGIPDPYRGETVKAWIVLKPGETATEEELKAFCKERLAAYKVPTHYEFRSELPKTTVGKILRRELVRQHKEAHPG, from the coding sequence ATGAATGACCGTCCCTGGATCAAGAATTACGACAAAGGGGTGCCAGCCACAATCGAATATCCGAAAATCCCGCTCTTTCAATTGCTTGAAAACAGCGCCCAGAAGTATCCCGACCGCGCCTGCACGATCTTTAAGGGTGCGGTCATTTCTTACAAAGAGATGAGCGCCGTCACCGACCGCATCGCGGCGGCGCTGGTCGCGATGGGCGTGAAGAAAGGCGACCGCGTGGGAATCTTCATGCCAAACACGCCGCAATTCGTGATGGCCTATTTCGGGATCCTCAAGGCGGGCGGGGTCGTGGTGGCGACGAATCCGCTTTACACGCCGCCCGAAATCGAATATCAGGTCAACGATTCCGGGGTCGAGATCATGTTCGTGATGACCAATTTCTACAAAACGATCAAGGCCGCCCAGCCGAAGACCAAAATCAAAAAGTTGATCGTCACCAACATCAAAGAGACCCTGCCCCCCGTCCTGCGCGTCCTGTTCACGCTGGCGAAGGAGAAGAAAGGCGGATTCCGCATCGAGGGCGGACTGGCGGAGGGCGATATCTGGTTCCAGGACCTGCTGGCGAAGTACGCCAACTCGCCGCGTCCCAAACTGGACATCGGACCGGACGACACGGCCCTGTTCCAATACAGCGGCGGGACGACCGGCGTTTCCAAGGCCGCGGTAGCCACCCACTTCAACGTCCTGGCCGACACGCTCCAGATCAAGAGTTGGATGACCAACCTCGTCGAAGGCCAGGAAATCGTCCTGATGGCGATCCCGCTCTTCCACGTCTACGGCATGGTGGCGGGCATGTTGTTCGCCATGTCCACCGGCGCCAGCATGGTGATGATCCCCAACGCGCGCGACATCCCCGACGTGCTGGAGAACATCAACAAATTCCATCCCACCATCTTCCCCGGCGTACCGACGCTCTATAACGCCATCAACAACCGCCCGGACGTGAAAGCCGGCAAGTACAACCTTTCGTCCATCAAAGCCTGCATCTCCGGGTCCGCTCCGCTCCTGCGCGAGACCAAGGAGACTTTCGAACGATTGAGCGGCGGCAAGGTTTTCGAGGGCTTCGGACTTTCGGAAGCGCCGACCGCCACGCACTGCAACCCGCTCAACGGCGTCAACAAGACCGGCTCCATCGGGATGCCGCTCCCCGACGTGGACTGCAAGATCATCAATCTCGACGACGGCGAGACCGAAATGCCCCTGGGCGAGATCGGCGAGATCGTCATCAACGGGCCGCAGGTGATGAAAGGCTATCACAACATGCCCACCGAGACCGCCAACACTCTGCGGACTCTGAAGGACGGGAAAGTCTGGCTCTTCACGGGCGACATCGGTCGCATGGACGAAGACGGTTACTTCTACATCGTAGATCGCAAGAAAGAACTCATCAAGCCGGGCGGATACCAGGTCTGGCCGCGCGAGGTGGAGGAAGTCCTGGCGGCGAATCCCAAAGTGATGGACGTGGGTGTGGCCGGCATCCCCGACCCGTATCGCGGCGAGACCGTCAAAGCGTGGATCGTCCTCAAGCCGGGCGAAACGGCCACCGAAGAGGAACTCAAAGCCTTCTGCAAGGAACGCCTGGCCGCGTACAAAGTCCCCACGCACTACGAGTTCCGTTCCGAACTGCCGAAGACCACCGTCGGCAAGATCCTGCGCCGCGAACTGGTGAGACAGCACAAAGAGGCTCATCCGGGGTAG
- a CDS encoding tRNA (adenosine(37)-N6)-dimethylallyltransferase MiaA, partial — translation MTPPPLILLIGPTAVGKTEIAIRLAETMDGEIVSADSRLFYRGMDIGTAKPAPEEQARVPHHLIDVAEPDETWSLAQFQREARRVIADIHARGKLPFLVGGTGQYVRAVTEGWSPPEVKPDERLRSELEKLKAEQGIYWLHDQLKLLDPEAAAKIDARNARRTIRALEVILSTGRRFSEQRGQAESPYRLIAVGLTRPREELYARVDARIESMFEAGFVDEVRRLLEKGYSSELPSMSGIGYRECVGVVKGQLTEEQAKVQIRRATRVFVRRQANWFKPTDESIRWFTVRENTEDEIRKFLRAAVDV, via the coding sequence ATGACTCCCCCTCCCCTCATCCTCCTCATCGGACCGACCGCCGTCGGCAAGACCGAGATCGCCATCCGTCTCGCGGAGACGATGGACGGCGAGATCGTCAGCGCGGATTCGCGTCTCTTCTACCGCGGCATGGACATCGGCACGGCCAAGCCCGCGCCCGAGGAGCAGGCGCGCGTCCCGCATCATTTGATTGACGTGGCGGAGCCCGACGAGACCTGGTCGCTGGCGCAGTTTCAGCGGGAGGCGCGGCGGGTCATCGCGGACATCCACGCGCGGGGGAAACTTCCCTTTTTGGTGGGCGGGACGGGTCAATACGTCCGCGCGGTGACGGAGGGCTGGAGTCCGCCGGAGGTGAAGCCCGACGAACGTCTGCGGAGCGAATTGGAAAAATTGAAGGCGGAACAGGGAATATATTGGCTACACGATCAACTGAAATTACTCGATCCCGAAGCGGCGGCGAAAATCGACGCGCGCAACGCGCGGCGGACGATCCGCGCGCTGGAGGTGATCCTGTCCACGGGACGGAGGTTCTCCGAGCAGCGCGGCCAGGCGGAATCTCCCTACCGCCTCATCGCCGTCGGGTTGACGCGTCCGCGCGAAGAACTGTACGCGCGCGTGGACGCGCGCATCGAGTCCATGTTCGAGGCTGGTTTCGTGGACGAGGTCCGACGGCTGCTCGAAAAAGGCTATTCATCGGAGCTACCGTCCATGTCGGGGATCGGGTATCGCGAATGCGTCGGGGTGGTAAAAGGCCAATTGACGGAGGAACAGGCCAAGGTCCAGATCCGACGCGCCACGCGGGTCTTCGTCCGCAGGCAGGCGAACTGGTTCAAACCCACAGACGAGTCCATCCGCTGGTTCACTGTCCGCGAAAACACGGAGGATGAGATTCGGAAATTCCTGCGCGCAGCGGTTGACGTTTGA
- a CDS encoding glycosyltransferase, giving the protein MRIGMMADAYKPHVSGITNYIDLNKRHLERAGHDVFVFTFGDLEHRDDEPRVIRSPGLPIQDTGFYLSFRYNRAAKRLLQTMDVVHVHHPFLSGRLALRYARPLRIPIVFTNHTRYDLYAQAYLPHMPEEISGGLLKAYMPSFCKAVDLVVSPSSGMEKILRQLGVDGPVEVVPNGVELKRFLDAEPLSRADFGFDAEDVLFVYVGRLGPEKNLNFLLRAFRGLAEAFDRVRLLILGSGPARDDLEALASDLGLAGRVRFEGMISYDRLPAYLAMCDAFATASVTEVHPLSVIEAMGAGLPVLGVRSPGVGDTVTDGVTGFLSSEDASAFAVKMTRLASERELRKQMGAAAREDSTKYAIERTTRIMLRYYEGLVRAAQPRHRGLRFRLRSFMERFNQ; this is encoded by the coding sequence ATGCGCATCGGAATGATGGCCGACGCCTACAAGCCGCACGTCAGCGGGATCACCAATTACATTGACCTGAACAAACGCCACCTGGAACGCGCCGGACACGACGTCTTCGTCTTCACCTTCGGCGATCTCGAACACCGCGACGACGAGCCGCGCGTCATCCGCTCGCCGGGGCTGCCGATCCAGGACACGGGCTTCTACCTGTCGTTCCGCTACAACCGCGCCGCCAAACGCCTGCTCCAAACCATGGACGTCGTCCATGTGCATCACCCATTCTTAAGCGGCCGTCTCGCCCTGCGATACGCGCGCCCGCTCCGAATCCCCATCGTCTTCACCAACCACACGCGCTACGACCTTTACGCGCAAGCCTACCTGCCGCACATGCCCGAAGAGATCAGCGGAGGCCTGCTCAAAGCCTACATGCCCTCCTTCTGCAAAGCGGTGGACCTGGTCGTCTCGCCCTCGAGCGGCATGGAAAAAATCCTCCGCCAGCTCGGCGTAGACGGCCCCGTCGAAGTCGTCCCCAACGGCGTGGAACTGAAACGCTTCCTCGACGCCGAGCCGCTCTCCCGCGCGGACTTCGGCTTCGACGCGGAGGACGTCCTCTTCGTCTACGTCGGACGCCTCGGCCCCGAGAAGAATCTCAACTTCCTCCTGCGCGCTTTCCGCGGACTGGCGGAGGCCTTCGACCGCGTCCGCTTGCTGATCCTGGGAAGCGGCCCCGCGCGCGACGACCTGGAGGCGCTCGCTTCGGACCTCGGGCTGGCGGGGCGCGTCCGCTTTGAGGGGATGATCTCCTACGACCGCCTGCCCGCCTACCTCGCCATGTGCGACGCGTTCGCGACCGCCTCCGTGACCGAGGTCCATCCGCTCTCGGTGATCGAGGCGATGGGCGCGGGCCTGCCCGTGCTGGGAGTCCGCTCGCCGGGCGTGGGCGACACCGTGACCGACGGCGTCACCGGCTTCCTTTCCAGCGAGGACGCGTCGGCCTTCGCGGTCAAGATGACGCGCCTGGCGTCCGAGCGCGAACTGCGGAAGCAGATGGGCGCGGCCGCCCGCGAGGATTCGACCAAGTACGCCATCGAACGCACCACGCGCATCATGCTGCGCTATTACGAGGGACTCGTCCGCGCGGCCCAGCCGCGTCACCGCGGGTTGAGATTCCGACTCCGCAGTTTCATGGAACGGTTCAATCAATGA